In the genome of Coxiella burnetii, the window GTGGATTTGCCTCGCGAAACCGATTTTGGGACTTTCGTTGCGCCACAAGCCTACGAATTGCCTAATTTGGGACTGATTACTGAGGAAGTATTTGGACCTATTTTGCATGTTATTCGTTATAAGCGAGAAAATTTGAATAAAGTTATCGAAGAAATCAACGGGCTGGGTTACGGTTTAACCTTCGGCATCCAAAGCCGCATAGATGAAACAGTCGATTATATCCAGCAGCGTATTAACGCAGGAAATATTTACGTTAATCGCAATACGGTTGGCGCCGTGGTAGGCGTGCAGCCTTTTGGGGGCAGTTGGTTGTCCGGTACCGGCCCCAAAGCGGGTGGTCCTCATTATCTTCCCCGTTTTTGCATAGAAAGCACACTGACTATCAACACGACGGCAGCCGGCGGAAATGCTTCGCTTATGGCGATGGAGGATTAGCAGAAAGATGAATTCTCTAGCTTTCCTTGTTAAGATGGACGTCATTAAACTCATAATTCAGGAGATCGCTGAATGAAACGATTGATTTTACCTTTCTTAAGTGTGGGCTTACTTTTGGGGACGACGGCGCACGCGGCTACTCCCTTAAAAACAGAACAAGATAAATTGAGCTATTCCATGGGCGTTATGACTGGAAAAGCTTTCAGAAAGCATGACATAAAGATCGACCCTCAAACGTTTTCAATGGGGTTAAGCGATGCTTATTTAGGCAAAGAAACCCAGATGACTGAAGCCGAAATGCGTCAAACCCTGCAACAATTCGAAAAACAATCCCTGCAAAAAATGCAACACAAAATGAAACAAACAGCTCAACAGAATGCCGAAAAAAGCCGCGCTTTTTTAACGGCTAATAAAAATAAACCGGGTGTGAAAACCTTAGCGAATGGTCTGCAATACAAAGTCTTGCAGGCGGGCCAGGGACAAAGCCCCACCTTGAACGATGAAGTCACCGTTAATTACGAAGGGCGTTTGATAAATGGGACCGTGTTTGACAGTTCCTACAAACGGGGTCAACCGGCGACGTTCCCCCTAAAAAGTGTTATTAAAGGTTGGCAAGAAGCTTTAACACGTATGAAGCCGGGGGCAATATGGGAAATTTACGTGCCGCCACAATTGGCCTATGGTGAACAAGGCGCACCGGGCGTTATTGGACCGAATGAAGCTTTAATTTTTAAAGTAAATTTAATTTCTGTAAAAAAGAAATAAAACCTCAGTAGCCCGTATGGAGCGAAGCGGAATACGGGGAATTGTACAGTATTATTTCCTGTATTCCGCTTCGCTCCATACGGGCTACTCCTATTTTGTTAAAACACGATGATTTGGGATCACGTATGCTCTTTTTGCAAGGTTCTCACGTTTATACTCCCTTTCGACACCAACAAATTCTTTTCCGTCTGAAACAAAAGCAAAATACAGTTCGATCCGTTGAAGCAATCTATGGTTATTTTGTCGATGGTGAAAAACTCTTAAGCCGCGCTGAGCAAGAACGTCTAGAACGCTTGTTGCCGAAAGCTTATTTTTCCGATTATCCAAAGTCTGCTGAAAATTTTTCGGTCTGGGTGACACCTCGGTTGGGCACAATCTCGCCGTGGTCATCTAAAGCAACGGATATCGCTCATAATTGCGAAATTCCCATCAACCGAATTGAACGCGGGA includes:
- a CDS encoding FKBP-type peptidyl-prolyl cis-trans isomerase produces the protein MKRLILPFLSVGLLLGTTAHAATPLKTEQDKLSYSMGVMTGKAFRKHDIKIDPQTFSMGLSDAYLGKETQMTEAEMRQTLQQFEKQSLQKMQHKMKQTAQQNAEKSRAFLTANKNKPGVKTLANGLQYKVLQAGQGQSPTLNDEVTVNYEGRLINGTVFDSSYKRGQPATFPLKSVIKGWQEALTRMKPGAIWEIYVPPQLAYGEQGAPGVIGPNEALIFKVNLISVKKK